One window of Chloroflexota bacterium genomic DNA carries:
- a CDS encoding glycosyltransferase family 4 protein, which produces MRILLVSGEYPPMQGGVGDYTRELGIALGALGADVHVLTAKAAGVEHLRPHREGAIEPTVHAIVPRWGWRFWRILQDVAREIQPDVVHVQYQAAAYGMHPAINLVPTRFLQNETRPRLAVTFHDLKVPYLFPKAGPLRRWAVFRLARASDVAITTNAADFQTLQSAGGVGMLDLIPIGSNIQARPPAGYDRGDWRAKVGVRPEDLLLCYFGFLNASKGGETLILALAELVRRGVPAHLLMVGGQVGASDPTNVAYLRRVQQLIDRLGLVERVHWTGYVPEPEVSAYLMAADICVLPYRDGASFRRGSLMAALVHGLPIVTTRAPGEPPSPTAFSIPRLADGENVLLVSPEDPSGVANAVQRLMSDPLLRERIGQGARQLAEAFRWDDIAARHLEVYRALGVA; this is translated from the coding sequence ATGCGCATCCTGTTGGTGTCGGGCGAATACCCCCCTATGCAGGGGGGCGTAGGAGACTACACGCGTGAGTTGGGGATCGCGTTGGGGGCCCTGGGGGCGGATGTGCACGTGCTCACGGCGAAGGCGGCCGGGGTCGAGCACTTGCGGCCCCATCGTGAGGGGGCTATCGAGCCGACGGTGCACGCGATCGTGCCGCGTTGGGGGTGGCGGTTTTGGCGCATCCTCCAGGATGTGGCGCGTGAGATTCAGCCCGATGTGGTGCATGTCCAGTACCAGGCGGCAGCGTACGGGATGCATCCGGCCATCAACCTGGTGCCCACCCGCTTCCTGCAGAACGAGACCCGGCCGCGCCTGGCGGTGACCTTCCACGATCTGAAGGTGCCCTATCTCTTCCCCAAGGCCGGCCCATTGCGCCGCTGGGCGGTGTTCCGCCTGGCCCGGGCTTCGGATGTGGCCATCACCACCAACGCGGCGGACTTCCAGACGTTGCAGTCGGCGGGTGGCGTCGGCATGTTGGATCTGATCCCCATCGGCAGCAACATTCAGGCGCGTCCCCCGGCCGGCTACGATCGAGGGGATTGGCGGGCGAAGGTGGGGGTACGCCCCGAGGACCTCTTGCTGTGCTACTTCGGGTTCCTCAACGCGAGCAAGGGGGGCGAGACGCTGATCCTGGCCCTGGCCGAGTTGGTGCGTCGCGGCGTGCCCGCGCATCTGTTGATGGTCGGCGGGCAGGTGGGCGCCAGCGATCCCACCAACGTGGCCTACTTGAGGCGAGTGCAGCAGTTGATCGACCGGCTGGGGCTGGTGGAGCGGGTTCATTGGACCGGGTATGTGCCGGAGCCGGAGGTTTCGGCTTACCTGATGGCGGCCGACATCTGCGTGCTCCCGTATCGGGATGGCGCCTCGTTCCGGCGGGGGAGCCTGATGGCCGCTCTGGTACACGGCCTGCCGATCGTGACGACCCGTGCGCCGGGGGAGCCGCCGTCCCCGACGGCGTTCAGCATTCCCCGGCTGGCCGATGGCGAGAATGTCCTGTTGGTGTCGCCCGAGGACCCCTCCGGAGTGGCGAACGCTGTACAGCGTCTCATGTCCGATCCCCTGTTGCGGGAGCGGATCGGGCAGGGGGCTCGTCAGCTGGCTGAGGCCTTCCGCTGGGATGACATCGCGGCGCGCCATCTGGAGGTCTATCGTGCCCTTGGGGTGGCGTAA
- a CDS encoding polyprenyl synthetase family protein encodes MTRLAALDLVRDELDMVEEIMRARLKETFPPIAQALEGLIIRGGKRLRPAITLLAAKFSPCDVQLVLPLAAAAEALHTATLVHDDVIDGALLRRGLPTLNAMWSRGATVLAGDFLFAQAADFAAMSGNPRVIRIFSRTLVTICNGELRQLFSALNWKQPKEEYYRRIFAKTASLFQAAAETGAVISGASEEFVQALSAYGYNFGMAFQIVDDILDFVGDESVMGKPAGSDLRQGTVTLPVFYFLQQDERAPELIRILEHAQADGGSRLEEAVALIRDSDAIDAAEAEAREFVAKAQEALSILPDVPARDVLTDLADFVVERRW; translated from the coding sequence TTGACGCGATTGGCTGCCCTTGACCTGGTGCGTGATGAGCTCGACATGGTCGAGGAGATCATGCGCGCCCGGTTGAAAGAAACCTTCCCTCCGATCGCACAGGCGTTGGAGGGGCTGATTATCCGTGGTGGCAAACGGCTGCGTCCCGCCATCACGCTGTTGGCCGCGAAGTTCTCCCCGTGCGATGTGCAGTTGGTGTTGCCTCTGGCCGCGGCAGCGGAGGCGTTGCATACGGCGACGTTGGTTCATGATGATGTGATTGATGGGGCGCTGCTTCGACGTGGCCTTCCCACCCTCAACGCGATGTGGAGTCGCGGCGCCACGGTGCTGGCGGGGGACTTCCTCTTCGCCCAGGCCGCCGACTTCGCGGCGATGAGCGGCAATCCCCGGGTGATCCGCATCTTCTCACGCACGTTGGTAACGATCTGCAACGGGGAGCTACGACAGCTCTTCTCGGCGTTGAACTGGAAACAGCCGAAGGAGGAGTATTACCGGCGCATCTTCGCCAAGACGGCCTCCCTGTTCCAGGCCGCCGCGGAGACGGGCGCGGTGATCAGCGGCGCCTCCGAGGAGTTCGTGCAGGCACTGAGCGCGTATGGGTATAACTTCGGGATGGCCTTCCAGATTGTGGACGATATCCTCGATTTCGTGGGGGACGAGTCGGTGATGGGGAAGCCGGCCGGAAGCGATCTGCGCCAGGGCACGGTGACGTTGCCGGTCTTCTACTTCCTGCAGCAGGATGAGCGGGCCCCGGAGCTGATCCGCATCCTGGAACATGCGCAGGCGGATGGCGGAAGCCGCCTGGAGGAGGCGGTGGCGTTGATCCGGGACTCGGACGCCATCGATGCGGCGGAGGCGGAGGCGAGGGAGTTCGTGGCGAAGGCCCAGGAGGCGTTGTCCATCCTTCCGGACGTGCCCGCCCGGGATGTGTTGACGGATCTGGCCGACTTCGTGGTTGAGCGGCGCTGGTAA
- a CDS encoding glycosyltransferase family 2 protein yields the protein MDLSVLIVNWNVAPLLRRCLASIAVSPGVDVRGEGDGLAAEVIVVDNASTDDSVAMMEREFPWVRVVRNRENVGFTRANNQALELARGRYLLFLNPDTEIVGESLVTMVRYMDAHPDVGALGPQLRYADGRIQSSRRRFPTLATAFLESTVLHLWWPNNPVARRYYVADRPDDQEQEVDWVVGACLLVRRQAVEQVGGFDERFFMYSEELDWCRRARAAGWRVVYLPAARVIHHEGKSSEQAVPARHIHFQSSKVLYFRKHHGRLAAESVRIFLLATYGYQWMLEAAKWVVGHRRPLRRQRMATYVQVLRSGLRGVRR from the coding sequence TTGGACCTCTCCGTCCTGATCGTAAACTGGAACGTGGCTCCTCTCCTGCGGCGCTGCCTGGCCTCCATCGCCGTGTCGCCGGGCGTCGACGTACGCGGGGAGGGCGATGGGCTTGCCGCGGAGGTCATCGTCGTGGACAATGCCTCCACGGATGACAGCGTGGCCATGATGGAGCGGGAGTTCCCCTGGGTTCGCGTCGTCCGCAATCGAGAGAACGTGGGATTCACCAGAGCGAACAACCAGGCGCTGGAGCTGGCGCGAGGCCGCTACCTGCTGTTCCTCAACCCGGATACCGAGATCGTCGGCGAGTCGCTGGTGACCATGGTGCGGTATATGGACGCTCATCCGGACGTCGGCGCGCTGGGGCCACAGTTGCGTTATGCGGACGGTCGTATACAATCATCACGGCGGCGTTTCCCGACCCTGGCGACGGCCTTCCTGGAGAGCACGGTCCTGCATCTCTGGTGGCCGAACAATCCGGTCGCCCGGCGGTATTACGTGGCCGATCGACCGGATGATCAGGAGCAGGAGGTGGACTGGGTGGTTGGCGCCTGCCTCCTGGTGCGTCGTCAGGCGGTCGAGCAGGTTGGCGGCTTTGACGAGCGGTTCTTCATGTACTCGGAGGAGCTGGATTGGTGTCGGCGGGCCCGCGCGGCGGGTTGGCGGGTTGTCTATCTGCCGGCCGCCCGGGTGATCCACCATGAGGGGAAGTCCAGCGAGCAGGCCGTGCCCGCTCGCCACATCCACTTTCAGAGCTCCAAGGTGCTCTACTTCCGCAAGCATCATGGGCGCCTGGCGGCCGAGTCGGTGCGGATATTCCTGCTCGCGACGTATGGATATCAGTGGATGTTGGAGGCCGCCAAGTGGGTGGTGGGCCATCGGCGGCCCTTGCGTCGTCAGCGCATGGCGACCTATGTGCAGGTGCTGCGCTCTGGCCTGCGAGGAGTGAGGCGGTAG
- a CDS encoding transposase, translating to MRVSHECYRRKSIRLKEWDYTEPGAYFVTICTHRRAHLFGRVVDGVMELNEFGEIVRDAWFDLPNHYHHVELDAFVIMPNHVHGIIALTVDLPANFANSVGAGLRPAPTASTEPGPAHTEPTSSPLKRHPLSEIVRAFKSFSARRINVLRETPGARVWQRNYWEHIIRNKRALDAIRRYIVYNPARWAWDRYNPDAIGPDPWAKDLWNMIQEDARSVGMPHRITSTSATSEDQS from the coding sequence ATTCGTGTGTCCCATGAGTGCTATCGCCGCAAATCCATCCGCCTGAAGGAATGGGATTATACCGAGCCCGGTGCGTATTTCGTCACCATTTGCACCCACCGGCGCGCACACCTGTTCGGCCGCGTGGTGGATGGGGTGATGGAATTGAATGAATTTGGGGAGATCGTGCGCGACGCGTGGTTCGACTTGCCTAACCATTACCACCATGTGGAATTGGACGCGTTCGTCATTATGCCCAACCACGTACATGGTATCATCGCCTTGACTGTGGATCTGCCCGCGAATTTCGCGAATTCTGTAGGGGCAGGTCTCAGACCTGCCCCTACAGCCTCTACAGAACCGGGTCCTGCCCACACAGAACCAACATCCTCTCCCCTAAAGCGGCACCCACTTTCGGAAATCGTCCGGGCGTTCAAATCCTTCTCCGCCCGCCGCATTAATGTCTTGCGCGAGACGCCCGGCGCGCGTGTCTGGCAACGCAACTACTGGGAACATATCATCCGCAACAAACGCGCGCTTGACGCTATTCGTCGCTATATCGTCTACAACCCCGCCCGCTGGGCCTGGGATCGCTACAATCCCGACGCGATCGGCCCTGATCCCTGGGCCAAAGATCTCTGGAACATGATACAGGAAGATGCCCGCAGTGTAGGGATGCCCCACCGGATCACCTCTACCAGCGCCACATCGGAGGATCAGTCATGA
- a CDS encoding phospholipid carrier-dependent glycosyltransferase yields MPLGWRKRLTRPRPIWVILLAYLGVATIYNVTVPLFETPDEYHHYFYVKHLADGNGLPVQVPERGDLWAQEGSQPPLYYALAALATRWIDTSDAYELLWFNAHANIGNPTLPGNKNRFVHLPRERWPYHGTVLAVHLIRLLSTLLGAGTVYLTYRVAQALLPGRPVIAHGAAALVAFTPQFDFIHAAVSNDSAIVFLSTLALWWLVRVLQGQDGVTDLALGVTLGLAALAKLSGLFLWLLAAIILVARAGMARRWRRLWRDSLIVFGSALAISGWWYVRNWRLYGDPTGLNVMLQIVGPRENPPTLAQLGKEFEGLRISFWALFGWFSILVPTWIYRVLDAIGVISLGGLLVGLWRRGKPPIPREVWWLTLPTGWLALLFAGLVRWTRLTPGTQGRLLFPAISAVMLLTALGWCQWVPRTWRRYWMGALVGFMFVFTVASPFYVIKPAYARPRYIRPEMVPASARMDPIYHDDLMRVVGAEIQQDTVTPGETLWLTVYWEPLRHFRRDYSVFVHVLTPDGRVIGQVDTWPGMGTLPTRLLRPGTVLPDRYPVLIRHDAPVPTVARVNVGLFDRESQQGIPTFDADGNQMDNLIGWIRVLPRERPSVTPAEPLDFRLGNAIVLDGFDLSSAQVRPGETVTVTLYWRATAPVNRSFTVFTHLEDDRRSVITQHDKTPLDGAWPTIAWEPGWPVVDRYQLPVPEDTPPGFYPLLVGMYTLEDGVRLPVSPVTDAVVDNAIRIAVIEVVR; encoded by the coding sequence GTGCCCTTGGGGTGGCGTAAGCGCCTCACCCGCCCGCGCCCGATCTGGGTGATCCTGCTTGCCTACCTGGGCGTGGCGACGATCTACAACGTGACCGTCCCCCTGTTCGAGACCCCGGACGAGTATCACCACTATTTCTACGTCAAGCATCTGGCCGACGGGAACGGCCTCCCTGTGCAGGTGCCAGAGCGGGGAGATCTGTGGGCGCAGGAGGGGAGCCAGCCTCCCCTCTACTACGCGCTGGCGGCGTTGGCGACCCGCTGGATCGATACCAGTGACGCGTATGAGCTGTTGTGGTTCAACGCGCACGCCAATATTGGGAACCCCACCCTGCCGGGGAATAAGAACCGCTTCGTGCATCTGCCGCGGGAGCGTTGGCCCTATCATGGCACCGTGTTGGCCGTCCATCTGATCCGCCTCCTTTCCACATTGCTGGGAGCTGGGACCGTCTATCTGACCTACCGGGTGGCCCAGGCGCTGCTGCCCGGCCGTCCGGTCATCGCCCACGGGGCGGCCGCGCTGGTCGCCTTTACCCCCCAGTTCGACTTCATCCACGCGGCGGTGAGCAACGACTCGGCCATCGTGTTCCTGTCCACGCTGGCGTTATGGTGGCTGGTTCGGGTGTTGCAGGGCCAGGACGGCGTGACTGACCTCGCCTTGGGGGTGACGCTGGGGCTGGCCGCCCTGGCCAAGCTGAGCGGGCTCTTCCTCTGGCTCCTCGCCGCGATCATCCTGGTCGCCAGAGCCGGCATGGCTCGACGGTGGCGCCGGCTGTGGCGCGATAGTCTCATCGTCTTCGGCAGCGCGCTGGCGATCTCGGGGTGGTGGTATGTGCGCAACTGGCGGCTGTACGGGGATCCTACAGGGCTCAACGTCATGCTTCAGATCGTGGGACCTCGGGAGAACCCGCCCACCCTGGCGCAGCTGGGCAAGGAGTTTGAAGGGTTGCGCATCTCGTTCTGGGCACTGTTCGGGTGGTTCAGCATCCTGGTGCCCACGTGGATCTATCGCGTGCTGGACGCGATCGGCGTGATCTCTCTTGGCGGGTTGCTGGTGGGGCTGTGGCGGCGAGGGAAGCCGCCGATCCCGCGTGAGGTGTGGTGGCTCACGCTGCCGACCGGGTGGCTGGCTCTCCTGTTCGCCGGGCTTGTGCGCTGGACCCGCCTGACGCCGGGGACGCAGGGACGCCTCCTGTTCCCCGCCATCTCCGCGGTGATGCTCCTGACGGCCCTGGGATGGTGCCAGTGGGTGCCGAGGACGTGGCGCCGATATTGGATGGGGGCGTTGGTGGGGTTCATGTTTGTCTTCACCGTGGCCTCGCCGTTTTATGTGATCAAGCCGGCGTATGCGCGTCCCCGCTACATTCGTCCGGAGATGGTGCCGGCATCGGCGCGCATGGATCCCATCTATCATGACGATCTGATGCGGGTTGTGGGCGCCGAGATCCAGCAGGATACGGTGACCCCAGGCGAGACTTTGTGGCTGACCGTGTACTGGGAGCCTTTGAGGCATTTCCGTCGTGATTACAGCGTCTTCGTGCACGTGTTGACGCCGGACGGGCGGGTGATCGGGCAGGTGGATACCTGGCCCGGGATGGGGACGTTGCCCACCCGTCTGTTGCGCCCGGGGACCGTTCTGCCGGATCGCTATCCTGTGCTCATTCGTCATGATGCGCCAGTGCCTACCGTCGCCCGTGTAAATGTCGGCCTGTTCGATCGTGAATCCCAGCAGGGGATCCCCACGTTCGATGCCGATGGGAACCAGATGGATAATCTCATCGGTTGGATCCGCGTCCTGCCGCGGGAGCGCCCCTCTGTGACGCCTGCGGAGCCGTTGGATTTCCGGCTGGGCAACGCCATCGTTCTGGACGGCTTCGATCTGTCGTCGGCGCAGGTCCGTCCTGGCGAGACCGTGACGGTGACGCTGTATTGGCGAGCGACGGCTCCTGTGAATCGCAGCTTCACCGTGTTCACCCACCTGGAGGATGATCGTCGCTCCGTGATCACGCAACACGACAAGACCCCGCTGGATGGCGCCTGGCCCACCATAGCCTGGGAGCCCGGGTGGCCGGTGGTGGATCGTTATCAATTGCCGGTGCCGGAGGATACGCCGCCTGGCTTCTACCCGCTGTTGGTGGGCATGTACACCCTGGAGGACGGCGTTCGGCTGCCCGTCTCGCCGGTGACGGACGCCGTAGTGGATAACGCCATCCGGATCGCCGTGATCGAAGTTGTGCGCTGA
- a CDS encoding TatD family hydrolase yields the protein MLIDSHCHLDFPQFDADRAAVLDRARAAGVRVIVNPGADLASSRRAVALAEAEPGVYAAVGVHPHDADTVDDAVLSVLRDLAVHPKVVAIGEIGLDFYRDLSPRDRQQEAFERQLDLAAELRLPVIIHCREAQSQVMATLRAWADRHPPPEGGYRGVLHAFAGDKAMAEAGRAMGFLIALGGPVTFRNARRLHALVPELPLDSLLLETDAPYLSPHPYRGKRNEPARLTLIAEAVARLQGVSVEEVARRTTDNAIRLFRLSGLGGDGETFVGV from the coding sequence GTGCTGATTGATTCCCATTGCCACCTGGACTTCCCGCAGTTCGATGCGGATCGGGCGGCCGTGTTAGACCGGGCACGGGCGGCCGGCGTTCGGGTCATCGTGAACCCGGGCGCCGATCTCGCCTCCAGCCGGCGGGCGGTGGCTCTGGCGGAGGCGGAGCCCGGTGTGTACGCCGCCGTCGGGGTCCATCCCCATGACGCGGATACGGTGGACGATGCCGTGTTGTCCGTGCTGCGGGATCTGGCCGTCCATCCCAAGGTCGTGGCCATCGGCGAGATCGGACTGGACTTCTATCGAGATCTGTCGCCCAGGGATCGGCAGCAGGAGGCCTTCGAGCGACAGCTGGACCTGGCCGCCGAGCTGCGCCTGCCGGTGATCATCCACTGCCGGGAGGCGCAGTCGCAGGTGATGGCGACGTTGCGGGCGTGGGCGGATCGGCACCCGCCGCCGGAGGGCGGGTATCGAGGGGTGCTCCATGCCTTCGCCGGCGACAAGGCGATGGCGGAGGCTGGACGTGCGATGGGATTCCTGATCGCCCTGGGGGGCCCCGTGACCTTTCGGAACGCTCGCCGGCTACACGCCCTGGTTCCGGAGCTGCCGTTGGACTCCCTGTTGCTGGAGACGGATGCGCCCTATCTGTCGCCTCACCCGTATCGAGGGAAGCGCAACGAGCCCGCCCGGCTGACGCTGATCGCGGAGGCCGTCGCCCGTTTGCAGGGTGTGTCGGTGGAGGAGGTCGCCCGTCGGACGACGGACAACGCGATACGCCTGTTCCGGTTGTCCGGTCTGGGAGGGGATGGAGAGACCTTCGTCGGCGTGTGA